One Malus sylvestris chromosome 14, drMalSylv7.2, whole genome shotgun sequence DNA segment encodes these proteins:
- the LOC126599388 gene encoding DNA-directed RNA polymerase III subunit 2: MGVALDSSVDPPGNDKQRFTNARQAPQSAIDMEFLAAPIKSAKDKFALVPEFLKVRGLVKQHLDSFNYFVNTGIKKIVRANNRIESEIDPTIYLEFKDIYVDKASVMSMGKTDDISPNTCRLSDMTYAAPIKVDIVYIRGSHDRKEKVERKGVTIGRMPIMLQSCCCTLLGKNEAELAKLGECPLDPGGYFIIKGNEKVLLMQEQLSKNRIIIDMDKKGNFNASVTSSSERIKSKTVIQMENQRIYLILNQFAKKIPIMVVMKALGMTGDQEVVQMVGRDPRYGALLMPSLEDCAKEGIYTQEQALDYLESKLKRFNFSGSSSEKDSARVMKLLRDVFLANVMCQNDFRPKCVYVAVMLRRIMDAVLNKDAMDDKDYVGNKRIELSGQLISLLFEDLFKTMITDIKKIGDNILSKRSRSSAFDFAQQLTSDRITNGLERTLSTGNFNIKRFKMDSKGMSQVLFRLSYIGCLGHMTRVKPQFEKTRKVSGPRALQPSQWGMLCPCDTPEGEQCGLVKNLSLMAHVTTDEEEGPLMSLCKCLGIEGLEILSAEEVHSPYSFLVFFNGNILGKHKKPHHFANALRKLRRAGKIGEFVSVFVNEKQRSVYIASDGGRVCRPLVIADKGVPRVKEHHMQELKDGVRTFNDFLTDGLIEYLDVNEENNALIALYENEATTETTHIEIEPFTILGVIAGLIPYPHHNQSPRNTYQCAMGKQAMGNIAYNQLQRMDMLYLLVYPQRPLLTTKTIELVGFDKLGAGQNATVAVMSYSGYDIEDAIVMNKASLDRGFGRCILMKKFSGTLQKYENDARDRIARPYRDGTDAGRMRALDNDGLAAPGEIIRNNDILMNKQVPQVTRGPQISPSQLNIPYGNAPVSYKGPHGESCVVDKVTLSSDKHNNLCSKFLIRHTRRPEVGDKFSSRHGQKGVCGTIVQQEDFPFSERGICPDLIMNPHGFPSRMTVGKMIELLGSKEGVSCGRFHYGSAFGEPSGHADKVEDISETLVRMGFSYDGKDLIYSGITGCPLQAYIFMGPIYYQKLKHMVLDKMHARGSGPRVSLTRQPTEGKARNGGLRVGEMERDCLIAYGASMLLYERLMLSSDPFEVHVCKECGLLGYYSHKLKTGICSSCKTGDKMYTAKMPYACKLLIQELQSMNIVPRIKPEELEKE, from the exons ATGGGCGTCGCCCTGGACTCTTCCGTCGACCCTCCTGGCAACGACAAGCAACG GTTTACAAATGCAAGGCAAGCTCCTCAGTCAGCCATTGATATGGAATTCCTCGCCGCTCCTATCAAATCCGCCAAGGACAAATTCGCGCTCGTCCCGGAATTTCTGAAG GTGAGGGGGTTGGTAAAGCAGCACTTAGACTCGTTTAATTACTTTGTGAACACGGGAATCAAGAAAATTGTTCGTGCCAATAATCGGATTGAGTCGGAGATCGATCCAACTATTTATCTCGAGTTCAAAGATATCTATGTCGATAAGGCCTCGGTGATGTCAATGGGTAAAACTGATGATATTTCTCCCAATACATGCCGCTTATCTGATATGACGTATGCTGCACCGATAAAGGTTGATATAGTGTACATTCGAGGAAGTCATGATCGGAAGGAGAAAGTTGAGAGGAAAGGTGTGACTATTGGGAGAATGCCTATTATGTTACAGAGTTGCTGCTGTACTCTACTGGGGAAAAATGAAGCCGAGCTTGCAAAACTGGGCGAGTGCCCCCTGGATCCTGGAGGATATTTTATCATCAAAGGGAATGAGAAGGTGCTTTTGATGCAGGAACAACTCTCAAAAAACAGGATTATCATTGATATGGACAagaaagggaactttaatgcaTCTGTTACAAGCAGCTCAGAGAGAATCAAAAGTAAAACCGTTATTCAGATGGAAAATCAGAGGATCTATTTGATACTTAACCAATTTGCCAAGAAGATTCCTATTATGGTGGTCATGAAGGCTTTGGGAATGACGGGTGATCAAGAAGTTGTGCAGATGGTTGGTAGAGATCCGCGGTATGGTGCCTTGCTAATGCCATCTTTGGAGGATTGTGCAAAGGAAGGTATATACACACAAGAGCAAGCCTTGGACTACCTTGAGTCAAAGCTGAAGCGGTTTAATTTTTCTGGTTCTTCATCCGAGAAGGATAGTGCTAGAGTGATGAAACTTCTTCGAGATGTGTTTCTTGCAAATGTTATGTGTCAGAATGATTTTCGTCCTAAATGTGTATATGTTGCTGTAATGTTGAGACGCATAATGGATGCAGTTTTAAATAAAGATGCAATGGATGACAAGGATTATGTTGGTAACAAGCGGATTGAGTTGTCTGGTCAGTTAATCTCTCTTCTATTTGAGGATCTGTTCAAGACGATGATTACTGATATTAAAAAGATAGGAGACAATATATTATCAAAGCGTAGCAGGAGTAGCGCTTTTGACTTTGCACAGCAGCTTACGAGTGATAGAATTACAAATGGGCTAGAAAGGACCTTATCCACCGGAAACTTCAACATAAAACGGTTCAAAATGGACAGTAAAGGTATGTCACAGGTCCTATTTAGGTTATCCTACATAGGGTGTCTGGGCCATATGACCAGAGTCAAGCCACAATTTGAGAAGACACGAAAAGTAAGTGGACCTAGAGCCTTGCAACCTAGCCAGTGGGGAATGCTTTGCCCTTGTGACACTCCAGAAGGTGAGCAATGTGGACTGGTTAAAAACTTGTCTTTGATGGCTCATGTGACAACTGATGAAGAGGAGGGCCCATTAATGTCTCTGTGCAAGTGTTTGGGTATTGAAGGCCTGGAAATACTATCAGCCGAGGAGGTTCACTCACCATATTCTTTTCTGGTTTTCTTCAATGGAAACATCCTTGGAAAGCATAAGAAGCCACATCACTTTGCCAATGCATTGAGAAAGTTGCGTAGAGCTGGAAAGATTGGGGAGTTTGTAAGTGTCTTCGTCAATGAGAAACAGCGTAGTGTTTACATTGCCTCTGATGGTGGTCGAGTTTGTCGTCCACTAGTTATTGCTGACAAGGGCGTACCAAGGGTCAAAGAACATCATATGCAGGAGTTGAAGGATGGAGTACGCacttttaatgattttttaactGATGGGCTGATTGAGTATCTTGATGTTAATGAGGAGAACAATGCTCTGATTGCTCTATATGAAAATGAGGCGACAACAGAAACAACCCATATTGAAATAGagcctttcaccatcttagGTGTTATTGCTGGGCTAATTCCATATCCTCATCACAATCAGTCGCCTAGAAATACGTACCAGTGTGCTATGGGAAAGCAAGCAATGGGAAATATTGCTTATAATCAGCTACAAAGAATGGACATGCTTTACCTTCTGGTGTATCCTCAACGGCCATTATTGACAACGAAGACAATTGAGTTGGTGGGCTTTGATAAACTTGGAGCCGGGCAAAATGCAACTGTTGCTGTGATGAGCTATAGTGGCTATGACATAGAGGATGCAATAGTCATGAACAAGGCATCTCTGGATCGTGGTTTTGGTCGCTGTATTCTAATGAAAAAATTTTCTGGCACGCttcaaaaatatgaaaatgatGCACGCGACAGAATAGCAAGGCCCTATAGGGATGGAACTGATGCTGGAAGGATGCGGGCGCTGGACAATGATGGACTTGCTGCACCTGGAGAAATTATTAGAAATAATGACATTCTAATGAATAAACAGGTTCCTCAAGTGACGAGGGGGCCGCAGATTTCCCCAAGCCAACTAAATATTCCATATGGAAATGCTCCAGTGTCTTACAAGGGACCTCATGGAGAATCTTGTGTGGTTGACAAAGTGACCCTCTCTTCTGATAAACATAATAATTTATGTTCCAAGTTCTTAATTCGCCATACTCGTAGACCGGAAGTTGGTGACAAGTTCAGTAGCAGACATGGGCAGAAAGGTGTTTGTGGTACCATTGTCCAGCAGGAAGATTTCCCTTTTTCAGAACGTGGCATTTGCCCTGATTTAATTATGAACCCTCATGGGTTTCCAAGTCGAATGACTGTAGGCAAGATGATAGAACTTCTTGGGAGCAAAGAAGGAGTGTCATGTGGCAGGTTTCATTATGGCAGTGCCTTTGGTGAACCAAGTGGTCATGCAGACAAGGTTGAAGATATAAGTGAAACGCTTGTGAGGATGGGGTTTAGCTACGATGGCAAGGACTTGATTTACTCAGGTATCACAGGCTGCCCTTTACAGGCATATATATTCATGGGACCAATTTACTACCAGAAGTTAAAGCATATGGTTCTAGATAAAATGCATGCACGGGGTAGTGGTCCTCGAGTCAGTCTAACTAGGCAACCTACCGAGGGAAAAGCCCGTAATGGAGGACTACGAGTTGGAGAAATGGAGCGTGATTGTTTGATTGCTTATGGTGCTAGTATGCTGCTTTATGAGCGCCTGATGCTGTCGAGTGATCCTTTTGAAGTTCATGTTTGCAAAGAGTGTGGTTTGTTGGGATATTACAGCCATAAGCTGAAAACTGGAATTTGTTCCTCGTGCAAAACTGGGGATAAAATGTATACTGCAAAGATGCCGTATGCTTGCAAGCTCTTGATTCAAGAACTCCAGTCGATGAACATTGTTCCTCGCATAAAACCGGAAGAGCTTGAAAAGGAATGA
- the LOC126598951 gene encoding heme oxygenase 1, chloroplastic-like, which yields MASLTPVSQSQLLFNKTRFKLPPNLSSGLLLNKFSVSFRRMSFKVPMKVAAAASEVVSATTAEKAKKRYPGEAKGFVEEMRFVAMKLHIRDQAKEGEKEVKEPQEGLVAKWEPTVDGYLKFLVDRLLVYDTLEEIVEKASFPSCE from the coding sequence ATGGCTTCTTTAACACCGGTTTCGCAATCccaattgcttttcaacaaAACCCGGTTCAAGTTACCACCAAATTTGAGCTCCGGTTTATTGCTGAACAAGTTCTCTGTTTCGTTCCGGAGGATGAGTTTCAAAGTGCCCATGaaggtggcggcggcggcgtcCGAGGTGGTTTCCGCTACCACGGCGGAGAAGGCGAAGAAGAGGTACCCGGGGGAGGCGAAGGGGTTCGTGGAGGAGATGAGGTTTGTGGCGATGAAGTTGCACATCAGGGATCAGGCGAAGGAGGGGGAGAAGGAGGTGAAGGAGCCGCAGGAGGGGCTGGTGGCTAAGTGGGAGCCAACAGTCGATGGGTATTTGAAGTTTTTGGTGGATAGATTGTTGGTTTATGATACCCTTGAAGAGATTGTTGAAAAAGCTTCATTTCCTTCTTGTGAGTAA
- the LOC126600236 gene encoding protein ORANGE-LIKE, chloroplastic-like → MASFSLSSHPPPSSKALIPSSTSAHGIPRRLSLSKFISPRPQISCSASKESSPADNTPSTFCIIEGPETLQDFVQMQLQEIQDNIRSRRNKIFLLMEELRRLRVQHRIRMAKDMDAACEEESNEMPDIPSTIPFLPHITPKTLKQLYLTSLSVISTVIVFGGLIAPSLELKLGIGGSSYEDFIRSMHLPLQLSQVDPIVASFSGGAVGVISALMLIEANNVEQQEKKRCKYCCGTGYLACARCSASGVCLNINPISASSATDRPLRVPTTERCPNCSGAGKVMCPTCLCTGMMMASEHDPRIDPFD, encoded by the exons AtggcttctttctctctcagcTCTCATCCTCCCCCTTCCTCCAAAGCCCTAATTCCCTCCTCCACCTCAGCCCATGGAATCCCTAGACGTCTCTCTCTGTCCAAATTCATCTCCCCGCGTCCCCAAATTTCCTGTTCTGCTTCCAAGGAATCCTCCCCCGCCGATAACACGCCAAG CACTTTTTGTATCATAGAAGGGCCGGAGACGCTGCAGGACTTTGTGCAGATGCAACTGCAGGAAATTCAGGACAACATAAGAAGCCGGCGCAACAAGATTTTTCTTCTCATGGAAGAG CTAAGGAGATTGCGGGTGCAGCACCGGATAAGGATGGCGAAGGATATGGATGCGGCTTGTGAGGAAGAGTCCAATGAGATGCCTGACATTCCATCCACTATCCCTTTTCTCCCTCATATT ACACCAAAGACGTTGAAGCAGCTCTACCTTACAAGTTTATCAGTGATATCTACTGTCATTGTATTTGGAGGTCTCATTGCACCATCG CTGGAACTAAAATTAGGTATAGGAGGTAGCTCTTATGAAGATTTCATTCGCAGCATGCATCTGCCTTTACAATTAAG TCAGGTTGATCCTATTGTGGCATCCTTCTCCGGTGGGGCAGTGGGTGTCATTTCAGCATTGATGTTGATTGAAGCTAACAATGTTGAGcaacaagagaagaaaaggtgcaaATATTGCTGTGGAACTG GGTACTTGGCCTGTGCTAGATGTTCTGCAAGTGGTGTGTGCTTGAACATCAATCCTATATCAGCATCTAGTGCAACGGACCGCCCTTTGCGAGTGCCCACAACTGAGAGGTGCCCAAATTGCTCTGGTGCTGGAAAG GTCATGTGCCCGACGTGCCTGTGCACTGGGATGATGATGGCAAGCGAGCATGACCCGCGGATTGATCCATTTGACTAA
- the LOC126599389 gene encoding 40S ribosomal protein S14-like: MADVGFNNGEHAFGVTHIFASFNDTFIHVTDLSGRETLVRITGGMKVKADRDESSPYAAMLAAQDVSQRCKELGITALHIKLRATGGNKTKTPGPGTQSALRALARSGMRIGRIEDATPIPTDSTRRKGGRRGRRL; encoded by the exons atggccgatgtgggattcaACAACGGAGAACATGCCTTCGGTGTTACTCATATTTTTGCCTCATTTAATGATACCTTCATT CATGTGACTGACTTGTCCGGTAGGGAGACTCTTGTGCGCATCACCG GTGGTATGAAGGTGAAAGCTGATAGGGATGAATCATCGCCTTATGCAGCTATGCTTGCCGCTCAGGATGTTTCTCAACGCTGCAAG GAGCTTGGCATTACTGCTCTACATATAAAGCTCCGGGCTACTGGAGGGAACAAGACCAAGACTCCTGGTCCAGGCACCCAATCAGCACTCAGAGCCCTTGCTCGTTCTGGCATGAGAATTGGTCGCATTG AGGATGCGACTCCAATTCCCACCGACAGCACTCGTAGAAAGGGTGGTAGAAGGGGAAGAAGGTTGTGA